The nucleotide sequence TGCCCGTTCTCGTGTAGATCCATTCGTCAGAAGTATCCAGAATTTTTTCCAGGTCAAAATTGGTAAGCACCTTTTCCGGAACATACGAACCCGTCCCAACAATACCTAATCGCATTCCTAACCCCTAGTCAGCAGATGGTATCAACAGCTTCAGTAATAGAACAGAAAGCACGCCCTTATGTCAAGGCAAGATCGGTCTGGAAGTGAGTCGGAACAGCCCCGCTACATGACTCTTCGGATGCCCTTACGGGGCCTCAATGCACGATCAGGATTTTGTGTGCCAGAAGATCAATCTGCTTGATAGTGCCGCGTACGACCTTCTCTTCGCCGAAAAGGTTGACCATGCGCAGAGACCCATTCTCAGGCTTAATGCTGATCACGTCCTGAAGCAGCAACACTTCCCTGTCACCTTCGATAACGTATGCTGTAGTCTGACACATTGATGCCTCCGCTCTGGCCTTTGCTCTATCCGGAAGTATAGCACGAGAATCGAGCCGTGTATCTACCTCCGATGGTTGACGGGTCGTCTCCGGCGTACACGACACGGATTCAACCTGGAAAAACAGGATGCTTTGCCATATAATCTTTCCCGGTTGTCGTAATCTCAATGCACCGGTTGTCTAAAGATGGCGACTCGATATTTGAACGTGAGCATCCGCGGAACGACCGACAAGGGAAAATAGCGTTATGACAAGAAGGCAATGGGTAACCCCTCTCGGTTTCGCGATAAGCATTCTGTTTCTTTGCTTGTCACTTAAGGATATAATGCTACGCGATATCATAGAGACATTGAAGCATGCTAACCTCAAGTTCGCCTTCCTTCCTCTCCTGTGTATAGCAGGGGCTGCCAGTGGCGCTTCCTACCGATGGGCGCGAGTCTCCGGCACTGAGGTACGTTTTCGTGAAACGTTTACTGCATTGATGATCGGGCTTTTCGTCAATAACGTGCTGCCGGCGCGCATAGGGGAACTGGCGCGCGGGTATGTATTGTCCAGGAAAAAAGGCTTCACCTTCACCTATGCCTTTTCGACTGTCCTCGTCGACCGGTTCTTCGATCTTACCGGGCTTCTGTTCCTCACGTTCCTCTTCTTCCCCAAGCGGGAGCTGCCGCCCAGAATATCTCAGGGGATATCCCTGATCATCGGCCTTGCCGTTGTGTGCGTCATCGGCATTCTGGTGCTGAGCAGAGAGGGCGTCGCAACTCACCTGTCTTCTAGGCTGATGAAGATAGAGAAATCCTTTCTCACCAGATTTGCCAAGACAATTCTGGGTATACAGGAAAACCTGAAGCGCATCACGTCGCCCCTTCTCATACTCCTTTTTGCCGTTATCTCCTTCAGCACCTGGTTCTGCATGAGCCTCGCTCTCTACATGGTCATTCTGGCGCTCAATGTTTCGGTGCCATTCGTCTACGTGCCGTTTGTCTGCGCGCTGCTCAACATGGGCATCACGATCCCCTCTTCGCCCGGGTATATAGGTCTGTATCAGTTCCTGCTGGTCTATCTCCTTTCGCTTTTTGGCGTGCCTAAATACGAAGCGTTTGCGGTATCCCTGCTCTATCATGCATCGTGGTATATTCCCTACACCATACTCGGCTTCATCCTGCTGATGAGAGAACACCTGAAGCTGCGCGACATACGAAGGCTCAACGAACCGGCGAATTAAGAGTGGCCTCTTTCCCGATGGCGGGAGAACCCTCCTCACCGAGCATGTTTCTCAGCCGGTACGCTTTCGCCATCGATTCCTCAGATCGCTCCTTGTCTCCTGCCAATCCGTAAAGTTGTGCCAGGCCTAAAAGAACGTGCACACGAAGAGGATGAAGCGGCGCGTACTTCTTCAGAACCGTGTTGCTGGCCTCAAGGATCTCTGTAGCCTCCCTCCTCCGTCCTTGCATTGCACAGAGCCGAGCCAGTGCGAAGCGATATTCCTGGTGATAGGGGTACTGCTTGATTACTTTCTGAAGGTAGGCCTGCGCGGTGTCCGGCCTCCCGGTACTGGCATAAAAGCTTGCTAGGTTAACATACAGAGGCCCGTCCAGGCTGTTAAGAGCCAGGGCCTTCAGATAATTCTTCTCTGCGATCTCTAAGAGCTTCCCATCTTTCATGCCGGACGCGAAGTAGGTGTCGCTAAGCAACTGAGCTGTATCAGCAGCGAAGGCCGATACCGAATATCCGAAATAGGTCGACGCAAACAGATAGCGGAGCGTCTTCACCATATCTCCTTTCTGAAGCGCTGCGTTTGCCCTGTCAAGAAGGATGAAACCGCAGATCGGAAAGAGATTAACCAGGGAAAAGTAAAGCGCCAGAAACAGTGGGAGAGCCTGCGCCGGCTTTCCCCTGATACGAAGAAGGCTCGCCTCTCTGCCCTTTTCCTGCATGACAGCCGCACAGAGCAGATAGAAGAGCACTTGAAATGTCGGGGGAGGAAAATTGTATTCCACCACGTTATGAAAAAGAAAGGAGATAAGGGCAACCTTCAATAGAAAAAAGGAGCGAGCCGGATTGGCAAGAACAACGGCAAGGAAACAGAGGAAGAGCACCAAACCCACGATCCCCAGCTCAGCAAGGATATTCAGGTAGAGACTATGCGCGTGTACGGAAGGATCGACTACGTACGGGTTGGAGACAGAACTCATCGCGCCCAGGAATGAATTGAGACCGTAACCAAGAATAGGGGCTTGTCCAATAACCTCAAATGTAACCTTAAGAAGGTGCGCTCTCTGGAGTATTCCGGTGGGCCGTTTCTCCAGCATACCGATCGTATCCTTCACCGTGAAGGTATTCTTTGCCTCTGAAAAAAGGAGAAAAGCGAAGAACCCCACAAGGAATATGAGTAGCAATGTCTTAACAGAGGCCTTGTCCCTGTCCCGGTACAAGAAGACTCCCATCACTACAAAGGCGAGAATCATCGTCCCAACTCCGGTTCTTGATGCGGATATAAAATTGGCAAACACAAGCAGCATACCCGCGGCCGCATAGATATGTTTCCGGTACTTTGCATAGAGGTACAGGGAAACAGGCACGAGAGGCGTGAGAAAGCCCGAGAAAGGATTCGGGTTGTAAAACAAACCGTGAGGCAGGAGGTTTACCTGCCTGAGGGCTTCGCTGAAACCGACGCTACAGCCGCCGATCAGTATTGTCTTCAGCAACAACAAGTCCCATCCCGAAGAGTTCCTCAAAACGACATAGAAGAGAGAACCTGCCACGAGAGAGCTGGAAAAGAGGATAGCTCCCCACTTGTCACCGGCATACAACACGGAGACAACGCCCCAACAGACAAATAGGAGACACAAACCTTCATCTTTTCTGATCTGAATCTCCGTCCCCACGAAGAAGAAAAGAAGTACAGTCAAGAAGAAAAAGAGCGTGATACCCCATTGAGGGCTCAGGTACCCTCCGAGCACCGAGGTAAACAGCACGATCAGAACGAGCATGACCTGCTTCATTTCTCTCTTTTCACAATGAGAAGGCAAGAAAGGATCAGGCCGATGGCGGTTGCCACGAGGCCGGCATAAAAAGAGGTCGGTACATATCGGAACAAAACGGTGTGCTGACCGGGTGGCAGCTTCACAGCCCGGAATGCCAGGTTTGCCCGCAAGATTTCCGTTCGCTGACCATCTACGTATGCTCTCCATCCCGGATAGTAGGCGTCGCTTACATACAGGAATGCGCCCTGATCGGTTGTGCACTTCAAGACAAGATTATTCGGCTCATACCTGACCAACTCAA is from Syntrophorhabdales bacterium and encodes:
- a CDS encoding CooT family nickel-binding protein, translating into MCQTTAYVIEGDREVLLLQDVISIKPENGSLRMVNLFGEEKVVRGTIKQIDLLAHKILIVH
- a CDS encoding lysylphosphatidylglycerol synthase transmembrane domain-containing protein, yielding MTRRQWVTPLGFAISILFLCLSLKDIMLRDIIETLKHANLKFAFLPLLCIAGAASGASYRWARVSGTEVRFRETFTALMIGLFVNNVLPARIGELARGYVLSRKKGFTFTYAFSTVLVDRFFDLTGLLFLTFLFFPKRELPPRISQGISLIIGLAVVCVIGILVLSREGVATHLSSRLMKIEKSFLTRFAKTILGIQENLKRITSPLLILLFAVISFSTWFCMSLALYMVILALNVSVPFVYVPFVCALLNMGITIPSSPGYIGLYQFLLVYLLSLFGVPKYEAFAVSLLYHASWYIPYTILGFILLMREHLKLRDIRRLNEPAN
- a CDS encoding O-antigen ligase family protein, with translation MKQVMLVLIVLFTSVLGGYLSPQWGITLFFFLTVLLFFFVGTEIQIRKDEGLCLLFVCWGVVSVLYAGDKWGAILFSSSLVAGSLFYVVLRNSSGWDLLLLKTILIGGCSVGFSEALRQVNLLPHGLFYNPNPFSGFLTPLVPVSLYLYAKYRKHIYAAAGMLLVFANFISASRTGVGTMILAFVVMGVFLYRDRDKASVKTLLLIFLVGFFAFLLFSEAKNTFTVKDTIGMLEKRPTGILQRAHLLKVTFEVIGQAPILGYGLNSFLGAMSSVSNPYVVDPSVHAHSLYLNILAELGIVGLVLFLCFLAVVLANPARSFFLLKVALISFLFHNVVEYNFPPPTFQVLFYLLCAAVMQEKGREASLLRIRGKPAQALPLFLALYFSLVNLFPICGFILLDRANAALQKGDMVKTLRYLFASTYFGYSVSAFAADTAQLLSDTYFASGMKDGKLLEIAEKNYLKALALNSLDGPLYVNLASFYASTGRPDTAQAYLQKVIKQYPYHQEYRFALARLCAMQGRRREATEILEASNTVLKKYAPLHPLRVHVLLGLAQLYGLAGDKERSEESMAKAYRLRNMLGEEGSPAIGKEATLNSPVR